The sequence CAGGCGACGATGTTGTTCGCACCGATATCCAGAGCGGCCGTTTCGTCGGCCAGTGGTGAATCCAGTCGAGAATGATCGACAGTGACTGGCTGAAAGGCCCTGAACGTCTCGCTCACGTCGTCGTAATACAGTTCCAACCGGCCCTGTTTGCCGTCCCACTTCGGATCGCCTGCAACTTCGAGGCGAAGGCGCTCGGTGTGTCCGAGGCCGTACTTTTCCTTGAGTTCCTTCCCGACGGGAATCTCGAGTCGAGAGCGGTCGCCCATTTCCAGTGTGTACTGGTCGTTTCGAACGTAGGTCCGCAATGTTCGACCGTCGTCCTCGTTGCCCCAGTAGCCGGGCGGGGAACACTTCTCGCCGTCTTCTTTGAGCGAGAAGAATGAGTTCCACGCGCTCTTGCTCTTTCGGATGAGCTGCTGGGCGGTTGCACTTCCGAGAACGCCGACGTACTGTTTGCGATAGTCGGCGGTGTCCCAGACGCTTTCGCCGTCGAAGTATTGCTGGCGTCGTTCGTAGGTGAGTTCGTTCCAGAGGCTGGCAGAAGCGTCCAACAGTTCGTGCAGTAGCTCCCGGTCCTGTTCGGATCGGGGGCGAACGACGAACTGATTGGTCCGCTTCATCAACTATCTCTTGTGGCGTAAAACACATAACTGTGTGGTTTGTGTGATTGTGTATGGTTGAGATCCGAATCGAGTTCGACGACGATGAACAGTACGAGCGGTTGAAGGAACTGAAGCAACACCACGGGCTGACGTGGAAGGGGTTGCTCCTTGAAGGCGAGAAGCGCGTCCGCGAGGAGACCCCAGACGGCCAGTAGTCGGCGGTTGTTCGCCAGTGCCTACCGCTCGACCCCCGCCTGAAGGCGGGGGCATGCGCTTTATTTTCTGTCATTTGTCGACGGAACCGGGGACGGATCCCTGGTACGCCGACACTGCCATGGGGAGCCAGTCTGTGTCGCTCGTGGACGACACCGTTTTCCGCCTCGAGCGAGCGCTGTCACACATGATCGACGGCTCCCTGACCGAGATGGCGGGTCGAGACGGGCCGGTGAGTAGCCGTGACTGACGACGCGACTGGACCGGCCGACGCACCCGAACCCGAGTGGTCGGAACTGCTCGCCGACGCCGCGGACATCGCAGACCGGTACCGCGAGGTGGGCTGGGACGCGATCGTCTGTGATCCCGCCGACGTCGCCCCGAACACGAACGGAGAGCGGTTCGGCCTCGAGGTCGCCGTCGCCGACGAGACCACAGAGTTGCTCGACTCGCTGCTCGAGCGCGAGGTCACCTTCGACGATGCCGAAGTGTACTACCGGCCGGGAGACGGGGCAGATCAGCGAGTCGCGCTCGCGGTCGAACGCGCGACGGGCGCGGAGACGGCCGTGTTCGTCCCGCTGACCTACTCGATCGCGGCCGCCCGACCGGTGTTCGAGACCGCACTGCTCGAGGGCGAACTGCTGATTCACCTCCGACCTGTCGATTCGGCGGCTGGCGCGCTCGCAGACGCCGACGACCCGGACACGTGGGTGACGTTCGCCCACGACGACCCGTCGCTCTTTCTCGAGGAGGCAGACCTCGAGGCGTGGCAGGCAGGCTCGAGCGACTGAGAGGGAAGATGACAAAAGCTAGTGGACTATCCCGTTTCTATCTACTAGCTGGAACATATGGCCTGCTGGATACACAGCGCGAACTTTTTGCGCGTCGGGTTCGCCGGAGGCGAACCGCTCGCGCAAAACCTTCGATGAAAAAGGCGGACGGCTCGGCCCACGGCCTCGCCGCCCGAGAACCGGGCTCGCTTTGCTCGCCCGGATGCTGGTGATGAACCCACTCTCTGAATCTTGCACGCCAATTTCAACGTAACTACGACCTGCTATATTGAGGCGTGCGAGGAGCGACGCAATCCCTACAGTCGGTGACGCGCTGACCGACGAACCCGCCTACGAGTCGGTCTCTTCGTCTCGTAACGCCTTGCTGGCTTCCCTGACCTCTCGCATGACACTCGAGATGCGCTCTTCGGCCTCGAGTTCTTCGTCGACGGTGAGGTCGACGCCTTCGACCTCGAGTAAGAATTTGGCGACCTCGGTGACCTCGTACATGACGTCGTCGAGTTCCTCCGCGGTGTAGAAGTCGCACATCGCGCCGTAGAGGAACGTTGCGCCGGCTTTCCGGACCTTGTCGTCGAACGACGACCGGGCCTGGTTGACCGCCTGCGGGGTGTAGGTGTCGGTCATGAACGGGACCAGTTCGGGCAGGTTCTCCCCGATTTTGGTCATCTCGACGCCGGTCTCGGTCCGGAAATCGGCACAGAGGCGGGCGATGGCCCACTCGCGGGCCGTGATGTAGGTTCGATCTCGCAGGAACTCGTTGACCCGATCGTACTGCGCGCCGTCCATCTTCTTGAAGCGGGCGTACTTTCGGACGTCTTCGGGAACCTCGTCCTCCGGGTCCGGCTCTGGATCGGGGACGTTCGGCATCGGTCCTCCGTCTTCGCCGTCGACGTCGGCTGCGTCGTACTCGAGTGTGGTCTCCCCAGCGCCAGTATCACCTTCCCCGTGCGCGTCGCCCGATTCGGCCGTGGATGGGGGGCTCGTCGTCTTTGCATCCGGCTCCCGGCTCCTGTCGTCTGCGTCGCCAGCAGCGTTGGGTCGGTCGTCGTCGGTCTCGTCCTCGGACGCGTCGTCACCGTGGTCCCGGTCGTCGTCGCGGTCGACGCCGTCCAGTCCATCGTCGCTCATACGCGTTCTTTCCCAGAGATACGGGATAAGGGTTGTTCTCGTCGGTTCGATTCCAGAGGACGGTCAGCCGCCGACCGGCCGGGGCTGCCCGGCCTGGCAGCCGGTCTGGAACCCGTAAACGGCTAGCGCCAGAACAAACGTTCTACCGGATTTAAGTTCGTGAAGGATGTCTGAGTGAGTATGTCACAGACGCCTGTCGTAGTGAAGGCTGTCCGGACGCCACAGGGGAAAGAAGGCGGCGTATTCGAAGACGCCCGGAGTGAGGACCTCTCGGTCGCGCTGATCGACGAGATCCTCGCCGAGACCGGCATCGAGGCCGACGCCGTCGACGATCTGATGTGGGGGTGTGCCCAGCAGCGCGGCGAGCAGGACAACAACCTCGCCCGTATCATCGCTATGCTCTCGGAACTCGGCGAGGGGACCCCCGCGACGACGATCAACCGCTGGTGTGCCTCCTCGATGCAGGCCGTCATGTCCGCCTCCGACGCTATCGCCGCGGGCAACCGCGACGCGATCATCGCCGGCGGCGTCGAGCACATGACCCGCGTCCCGATGGACAGCGCGGGCAGCGAGTACCACCCCGACCTCCTCGAGGAGTATAACATCATGGAACTCCAGATGGGGATGACCGCAGAAGCCGTCGCCGAAGAGTACGACATCAGCCGCGAGCAACAGGACGAGTACGCCGCCCAGAGCCAGCAAAACGCCGTCGAGGCGACCGAGGAAGGCCGCTTCGAGGACGAGATCGTCCCGATCGAGACCGACGACGGGACGGTCACCGAAGACGAGGGCATCCGCCCCGGTACCACCGCCGAGAAACTCGCCGACCTCCCGACGGTGTTCAAATCCGACGGGAGCGTCACCCCCGGCAACGCCTCTCAGATCTCCGACGGCGCGGCCGCCCTGCTCATCACGAGCAAGGAGTTCGCCGAGAACAACGACCTCGAGATCCTCGCGGAAGTCGGCATGAACAACGTCGCCGGCGTCGACCCGCGCGTGATGGGGATCGGTCCGGTGCCTGCGACCCGCGGCCTGCTCGAGCGCAACGGTCGTGACATCGACGACTACGACCTCGTCGAACTCAACGAGGCGTTCGCGAGCCAGACGGTCTACTCGCGTGACGAACTCGGCATCGACCCCGACATCTTCAACGTCAACGGCGGTGCGATCGCGATCGGTCACCCGCTTGGTGCCTCGGGTGCACGCCTGCCGGTGAGCCTGATCCACGAACTCAAAAAGCGCGGTGGCGGTCTCGGACTGGCGACGCTCTGTGTCGGCTTCGGACAGGGTGCAGCGATCGAGTTCGAGGTTAACTAACGCGCGGTTCGACGGTCCATTGGACCGAGAACCGCGATCAGTGAGCGGGGAACGGAGTGACCCGCGAGCAAGCACCTGCTGGGACTTCTTGGCTCCTGGCGAACTGCACGAGTGAGTTTCCGATGTTCTCTCGAACAGAACTGAATTCGGGGGGACGGACCGGTACCCGGTTCAGTACGTTCTGGTTGGCCGTACCCACCTGCCAGGGCCCGCCATCGAAGTGCGGCCAGTTTTGTACGCCCGGCACAAAATACGGCTATGAGCAGACTCCTGCTGGGGATCATCGTGGGGATTCCGCTGGCCTGGCACCTCGGGCTCACCGCCGTGGCCTACTGGGACGCCGGCCGGGTGGGCCTCGAGCCGCCGCTGAAGTGGGCTGCGATCACGTTTTTCGTCCCGCTGTTTGGCTTTTTCATCTACCTGTTCGAACGCAGCGAACTCGACTATAATCCGG is a genomic window of Natrarchaeobaculum aegyptiacum containing:
- a CDS encoding DUF7529 family protein is translated as MTDDATGPADAPEPEWSELLADAADIADRYREVGWDAIVCDPADVAPNTNGERFGLEVAVADETTELLDSLLEREVTFDDAEVYYRPGDGADQRVALAVERATGAETAVFVPLTYSIAAARPVFETALLEGELLIHLRPVDSAAGALADADDPDTWVTFAHDDPSLFLEEADLEAWQAGSSD
- a CDS encoding DUF5806 family protein translates to MSDDGLDGVDRDDDRDHGDDASEDETDDDRPNAAGDADDRSREPDAKTTSPPSTAESGDAHGEGDTGAGETTLEYDAADVDGEDGGPMPNVPDPEPDPEDEVPEDVRKYARFKKMDGAQYDRVNEFLRDRTYITAREWAIARLCADFRTETGVEMTKIGENLPELVPFMTDTYTPQAVNQARSSFDDKVRKAGATFLYGAMCDFYTAEELDDVMYEVTEVAKFLLEVEGVDLTVDEELEAEERISSVMREVREASKALRDEETDS
- a CDS encoding thiolase family protein, translating into MSQTPVVVKAVRTPQGKEGGVFEDARSEDLSVALIDEILAETGIEADAVDDLMWGCAQQRGEQDNNLARIIAMLSELGEGTPATTINRWCASSMQAVMSASDAIAAGNRDAIIAGGVEHMTRVPMDSAGSEYHPDLLEEYNIMELQMGMTAEAVAEEYDISREQQDEYAAQSQQNAVEATEEGRFEDEIVPIETDDGTVTEDEGIRPGTTAEKLADLPTVFKSDGSVTPGNASQISDGAAALLITSKEFAENNDLEILAEVGMNNVAGVDPRVMGIGPVPATRGLLERNGRDIDDYDLVELNEAFASQTVYSRDELGIDPDIFNVNGGAIAIGHPLGASGARLPVSLIHELKKRGGGLGLATLCVGFGQGAAIEFEVN